The sequence below is a genomic window from Triticum dicoccoides isolate Atlit2015 ecotype Zavitan unplaced genomic scaffold, WEW_v2.0 scaffold170475, whole genome shotgun sequence.
TAATTGAACCAGTAAAAATTCAATCTAGCCAAATTCTATCCAAGACCGGTCTTGTTTTAAAGGTCTTATCACCCTGAATTCAAATGTACAAAAAAAATTCATTAATGGAAATTTTGGTTCATAAGCTGTTAACCATTCAAAATATGATCAGCAAATAAAATGCAACTActttgtttgggggagagaacccaTGCGCCGTCCTTTTCCACCAAGTCACATCTAAAGCTGCCACGCATCTGACATGCACAGATGTATTCCTTTGTCTACTGCTTGTATTGCATAGTAAATTATTTTTACTCTATACACAAAAAGCTGGCACGAATCTCAGAGAAAACAATTGAACGGCAGATTCTCCATCGGTAGCTCCCGGCTCCGGTAAAAAAACTTAGTCGGTATCCCATGCACCTCTGACTTTTCTCATGATCCCTTCCTCAtctccttcgctgctgctgctgctactgctctctCCACGCCACTTGTCTCTGTTCGTACTATACAAGCATTCGCTAGACTAATACAGAGTACAAAGAGGACTGAATGTACGAAGGTATATTTTTGGTTGTGTGTATGAGCAGTGGCGAAGCTTAAACGGAAAAGTTGGGCGGGCCAGACTTAAGAAgagcacaattttttttcaaattctgaCTCATAAGGGCATGTTACAAGCACCCAGGTCACAAGATTGAGCTAGTAGATATGTATATGTAATATATATGTATCAACGTACAGTTCAACCATGAGTCCACCTTCTCCTTGTCCTTCACAGCTATAACATTCTCTATATGGCAAGATTGTTTCATTAAGGCATGACCACTAGTGACTGCATTGTTGTGTGATGAGCATAGTCCAGATCCTATGTGGGTCAAGAATGCACAATGTTTCCCACAAACCCTCTTGCAACTGTCAAATCCATGTACCGTGAAGACATGAGAACCACCTCGTGTATTCTCTTTGTTGTTTGGAGACAAAGCAATATAGACAATACACACAACTTTTCTCCTGCGAGTACTCTAGCCATGACGGAAAATCACCAAACCAACTATACTGGAAGCGGTGTTGATGCCCTGGTTCACCAGAAGGTTTATAGCTCTCTAGGCGGGTGTTGCATTAGGACCTAACATCAAATATGCTCTCCTCACGATATCTCTCTGGTCTGGTGGATATTGCCAAATTTGAGGGTGCAATCCAGGATCTCGCTGCAAGAACTCAATACCTCGGAATGCAACAGCTTCATTTGTTCGAACTCCTCCATCTTGATTATGTTGTTGTTCAGGTTGTTGCTGTTCGAATTCAAGCAAGGGCAATACATGGTCATCCTCAACATCAGTTATATCATCTCTTTTCCTTTTAAACACCAAATCAATTCTTCTCTGAGTTCGATTTTCCGTGCCCATGACTACCTATGTCAATTTGCATAAGATCGGGCTATTAGTTATCATTAACAGTAGTAGATCTGATCACTGGATGTATGGAACTTAACAAAATCAGACTATTGCTTATCAAATTAGGAACTTGGGGGAAGATTATTACCTGCCCGTGTTGCCCTGCTGGTTGGTGCTGTGTGTGAAGTGTGGTGCGGCAGGGGCAGCGCCAGGGACTGGGCAGCAGGGGGTTGGAGGACAGGAGGAGAACAGCCGCAAGATCCCGGCGGCCATCGCCGCGGCGGTAGCTTCGCGAGTCGCGACAGTGAGCGCCTGGGCGAGTGGGCGGCGcgaccgcgcgacggcgcgagggaacaGGGCAGGGGCGAGGCGGCGAGGGCGAGCCAAGATC
It includes:
- the LOC119344489 gene encoding uncharacterized protein LOC119344489; amino-acid sequence: MQCNQATTLDQTIQYMKSLQQQVQSMSSVAGCSMRPATEAAVYPLAPPPLCNIQPTAGAIAPRPPMLQPALCRCSCRDGDVCRAPGPHMLQLAHHPAVTLTMMRPPFIHKPTAPNTGPAARYPSKGLGSIRKHKGSSPRHKDNPPWTGAPSTGARRPLSRVRGATAGDARAPLDLGSPSPPRPCPVPSRRRAVAPPTRPGAHCRDSRSYRRGDGRRDLAAVLLLSSNPLLPSPWRCPCRTTLHTQHQPAGQHGQVVMGTENRTQRRIDLVFKRKRDDITDVEDDHVLPLLEFEQQQPEQQHNQDGGVRTNEAVAFRGIEFLQRDPGLHPQIWQYPPDQRDIVRRAYLMLGPNATPA